TGCTGCTGCCAATGCTAGGTTACATCTTCAGTCACTTGTtttcaaatccaaaaattttaaCCTGTAATATCAttgctagttttatttaatgTGCTACATGTTAGGTCCCTTTAGTCAAAATGGTGAGGCACTTATCTTGTGTGTGAGATTTATTTGTACAAGCCTGTTATGAACAAATATATAAAGTTATGCCATTTAATGTGATGAGGTACTAAACGAGCATATTCAATGAAGTGAAAATGTGTTCTCTCGCGGGTCTACCTGCATTCAGAATTATACCAGACCTGTGGCATCGGGTTTTTCAAAAGCAGAAGAGTTAATCATTAGTTTCTCTTTGAAGTGGCATTCAGCAAGTTTCCTTCTAGCAGCTGATTCTGATTGGCAGAGGTTATATACTTGGTATTATTGATTTGTGGACTGCTTATTTTTCACTCCTGCTAACTGTTCCAAAGTAtttgtgtatgtatgtatatattccACTTCTTGTACCCAAGCTAGTTTTTGGTTCCCTACTTTCGTATATGGTCCATGCATGCATTATATCCACAAGGTGGGGATCTTGTTCCATTTATAAACTATGTTGTCTCATGTGGACAAGGTATATTTGTGCTTCTTGTATAAATTCTACTTAAAACTTGAAATATGAAAACCTATtctttatttgataatattattttttcctgaatgaaagaaattaaatgcaACCTTAATTATAATCTAGGGTGATAAATGATAAGTAgcttttaaacatttttatttatttttggatttggcTCCTCTAAAGTGAGGGcgtgcactttttttttttgtagactTATTTGACGTTTATCTATTGGCTCTTTtagttaatgtttttaaaactgGGTGACAGATAGAGGTATTTACTCGCGGTTTAATAATTTAAGCCTGGTCTAACCGTCTTTAAATTGGGTGTGTGTAGAATAATTAGGTGTGTATACACATACAGATATTAGTTTACAATGATAAGttctataattttatatcaataatttttcaatgaACAATTTTATCTCAAATTAATGTAgaattaaaagtttattttataagtttgtttttcatgcactaTCCGTaaagttcttataattttataactaatttgaacTATACTTACGCGGAgtacaagaaaaattataagagaaaataaattatgtatttatgtTGTAAATACACAATCATTAAACTCAAACTTAAATATGAATCCCATTTTAAAATGGATTGAATGaaaggaaaatgatagatgtaACAAGTAATATAATGAGAAaggagagagataaaaaaaaatgagatggaAATCGAACTAATTACTATTCTTATCATTCCTAGTTCTTGTAAAGCCAATGTTCATGTCCTTTAGTGATACTTTAGCCCAAGCGTAGGTTATAGACTCAACTAAGTCTTTGCTAAAGTTAACATGGTATTGTGTCAGCTTCCACTTAATCGTTTGGGGTgacatcaaaataattttctttaactgtCATTTGTTTGCTTTGATCACcatttaattgattctttattttgTACTAGCAAATTCAAAAGTTCTCCACTCGAAAGATAACGTTTTTTTAAATCATGATAAACTATTTAATTCCGGAAATGAGTATTAATCAGGCAACCTTTACCGTTTAACTTGTCTTCCAAAATCCTTTTGTCGGTATGGTGGTGGTTGAACTTCAGTCCTGCACTTTAAAAAGTGGACAagcagaaacaaaagaaaattttaaattcactcAAAATGAAATTCTACTTACCCTATTCAGTTCATGTTTAATAAGTCCTCCTTTCTAactttagtgtttatttttagttctttttaataaaatctttgaCTTGGTCAAGTTTTGAGAGAAAATTATTACTCTATTATGGGGGGTGAGGGGTACTTAATTTTTCTTGTAGCAGTAGACAAACTGTTAGCAACAGAATATTAGGAACTAGATTTTGAGGTTTAGCACCTCcagagaaaaaggaaggagCAGAACACGACAGAGTGAGGGAAGCTTTGTAAAATTCTTATTGCCTTTTGCTTGTTATTACAAGGTTCTTATAGAATTCCTAGTACAGAATGATTCTAGGAATATTACAATAACCAATTCTGATAAAAAGTTGCTCCGCAGGACCAACAATTTCAAGCAAGGCGATTTGGAGAAGATTTGGCAGAAGCTTCTGTTTTGACAGTTTCCTCAGACGAAATCCAGACGAAATCGTGAAGGTAAGTGGGCCTCTTCACCTGTGTCTTTTTCATCCTTTGTTGGTGTAGTTGTGTTCGTATCACAAACTCTGCAGTGTTTTTGTGTATATCATTATATTGTAAATTTGGAGAAATTACAAAATGTAATTGGaatcaaactttttttaaaatacaaagcaCACGTTAATTAGAGTTATAACTACAGGAATCCAGGATTAAATGTCTGAACCTTTTGGTATACTATCATgaacttgaaaagaaattttcgtacaaagaaaaagataagggtgtgtttggtttatatttttattttctgttttcattgattaaaaattgttttcattttcaaaagattagaattctagAAACATTTTTGGTTTGTTTGAAAGCCAATAAATAATGGAAAATATTTCCCAAATAGAAGTGATGGAATGTAACTAGTGAATTTTCGAGCAAACTAAAGATGAAATTATTGAAATGGGAAGAAATTCTGAATAATATTGATCAGTATTATTGATTTACTATGCACTCAAGAGTGACATTTGCTAACTGACTACTATCTGGACAAAAGAATTCAATCTTGGGgagttaaaaaaaacagaaataaaagaatGTGCAGCCATCACATCAGAATCTACAACACTGAAATCGCATAGCTCGAGCCTTGTTCTTCCTTAAGTGCAAACCTTCTGACTTGGGCATTTGTACAGGGCTTCCAATCCATTCCCAACCTAACCtgtgttttttttcaaaagaaaacaatcaaGTCCTTGACAACATTAGACAAGTACAATGTTTCCACCATTATACATACACACTTGAATTaaaattccaacaaaaaaatctaatagATGTAACTCAATTGATAACACAcattaaatttgtgaaaaataacATAAGTTGAATTCCTGTAAAATATACTCTTGGAAAATGATGAAGAGTTTTAAGGGTAACTAAAGACCAAACCGAGGAATTACAGttgttaattgaatttttttaacaaaaacaaaacactatACATGATTAACTTACACGGGGAACGCAAAAGAACTTCTACTGCCTTCAGATTGGTCAGAGTTACTTGATTCTGCTCTTCTTATGTCATCATCATGGTGCTGATTAGCATTTGATATTTTCTCATGAATGTTCAGGTCACTAACTTGTTCTTCATTCTCACCATATTTCAGCTGCTTAAGTCAACCGGAGTAACAggaaatataattcaatttatCAAACAAAGCCCGATTGGGTGACCAATTTTCATGATGAAATGGCATACCTTGCAATTCACCGGCCTTGAATTTTTATGCACTTCATTGACACCTTTGTCACCTTTTGCCACATCCTTTCCAAAGCAAAACACTATGTAATCTTCATCCGCGGAGAGTGACCAACTTGAATAATCAAACTTGTTTCCAATGGGAACCCCACCACCATCTTTATCCTTTATTATTGGATTGTTTGAATGTCTCTTCTTGCTGTGGAATTTTTTGCTTGGCCGTGACAAATTGTTGTTACTGATACTATCAAAGCTTTTTTCGTTTTTCCTATCAAATGCCATGTTTTTCATTGTCCCGTGAGGGGATGAAGTCAGTTTATGATCATCTGCCAAGAGTTAAGGAAATTATGTGAAAATATGgcataataaaagttaaaaaattgtaaaagctACCAAATATTAATCtagaatctaaaaaaaaattgaaaatatattaaacttcACACTTTACCCAAGGGCAACCAGCAAACCGAGAAAAATGATCTGGCTAGCCATGTCATTGTACTCATCTTTGTGGGCTTTGCTTAGCTCTTTTTTTCTGTCAGAATACCGTTATAGAATGGCAAAATGGCTCACGGACACAAGATTAAAAGAAGGGAATTTAGGTTTTAGCATCTGAATTTTGAAAGACTCATTTAAGGCCAAGGGAGTTACAATTTTCAATCCACAATGAATAATGGCTCAGTTATGTTTGTATACTTGGAAAGGGTGacaattttttcacaaaaaccGGGCTGTCATACTCATCTCATTTTCAATTGGCcagatattaaaaagaaaacaatgctAGAAAAACGTCATTAcataccattattttaattgctacaataaattaacataaattaCGAGTAGGCGTCCCATAATTTGAGCCTTAAATTCCTGATcaaatgtttcatttttctgAAATAAATTATGGATTGTTACAGAAAAATAACTAAAGGATTGTAGgtgcaataataataataataataattcattgtTGGGATATAGCTCTAacattctaaaaatataataattattattaattttagtttaaaaattattaacataaaaatttatttgaaatgattgtatgatgatatattaaattttatttggaaTGATTGTAtgatgatatattaaattttatttaaatatttgaattaaaaaatatataattattttaaatgttttgtttaaaattcattaagttaataattattttatcgaTAAAAAATTAGGTGgttgatataatattaataattagataaatctagataatagattaaaaaaattaaaaaaaaaatttgattagtCAAATCTTTTGAGAATATATCTCATGTGACTTAATCTTAAATCATATACTTTTGTACTTATATAATTATAGAGGattattttctcctataatTTTATGGATGATCTTActcaaaaaattagaagaagaaaaaaaagaaaaaaaaaatattgttgacccACTAAATGGAGAAGATAAATCACAAGCAAATAGTGTGTGAAATACTATGTGTTTTAAGAGGCaaattaaacaacattatttttctaaatttctatGGTATAGATTTTTTTGGAAATGCATATTCTTGAGTTCACCAATcataaatcattaaattaatatattgatcATTGCGAAAATTAATCCTTATGATGATAGTAAAAGTTAGGTTTCGTGGTATTCTTGTATGAAATTATTGAAGCGTGTACTACAATCATATAAACATGTAACTTTTCCTATGCAtgggatttaatttaattttacaaaaagaaatcTTGTAATGTACAAATACGACATATTGAATCTtggaatttatttgaaaattcatGAATCAACTTGCTTGATTTTTGTGTTTAGCTATCATATATatcaactaaaatatattttggtacGCGTGTATTTCATTTCATAGCTATTAATTGACTTATATGATACTATAATTTGGGGTATGACTTTATGAGTTATTAGTG
This genomic interval from Glycine max cultivar Williams 82 chromosome 5, Glycine_max_v4.0, whole genome shotgun sequence contains the following:
- the LOC102665122 gene encoding protein BREAKING OF ASYMMETRY IN THE STOMATAL LINEAGE; this encodes MSTMTWLARSFFSVCWLPLDDHKLTSSPHGTMKNMAFDRKNEKSFDSISNNNLSRPSKKFHSKKRHSNNPIIKDKDGGGVPIGNKFDYSSWSLSADEDYIVFCFGKDVAKGDKGVNEVHKNSRPVNCKLKYGENEEQVSDLNIHEKISNANQHHDDDIRRAESSNSDQSEGSRSSFAFPVLGWEWIGSPVQMPKSEEFVIRTQLHQQRMKKTQVKRPTYLHDFVWISSEETVKTEASAKSSPNRLA